The region ATGCTTTCTTGTGTTAGTGTGGtggttaaagcaacactatataatatttctaccttaaaattacagtttcaaactcGTTCTGATGCTTCATTGACGTGTAATAAGGAGAAAAGACATTCTCTCGTTGCTGCTCTAGGCTCAGACTATTTAATATTTGGCGGATGGTAGGAAACCAGCCCAAATTCCCCTCCCCGTTGATTTCTGGACAGTcctgtaaaagtaaattacactctgAAACTGTAGGGAGAGTGCAACCTtaccttgtgttcctttaatccTGCAACCTCTGTAAATGAAATCTGTTGTTATTCAGCCACCACTATGCTTCCCTACGAGGGACTTGTCTACCTGCTTCTCTGCCCTGACACTCcctcttgtttgtgtttgtggttaTTGCAGGAGTTCTAGGCTTGGATTGGTAAGAACTCTATTCAAAAAAGTTTAAAAGACAACTTTAATATCAGAAATCTTTACTGCAGTGGCCTTAAAGTGGTCCAAATACAAAGTTAAACTCTTTATTTAATGCAAAAGAAATGTACATAGTACCTGTAAATATACCTGATGAAGCACTGTGTATAGATTTATCTCCTTGTATTATattagaaaaaaacaataattttttatattagCTTCATAAAAAAgtgtaatataaaatatcagatCTCAGTTACATATAAATGACTTTAAAAGCTTGAGGCTTGGCGTGTTCTCCGTGCAGCCCACTTTTATAATGTGTCATTCCATATAGCACCGATGGTAAAATTGAACTGTGGGTCATCATTCATAAGCCCACAAACCTAcgtaaacaataaataaaagcagattCCATCAGCTCATAGTTGTCATGAAGCTGCTTTAGACTTCTAAAGACTGCTTTAGAAAGTGAATGTTTTAACCATAGAAAGTGTTAATGACAACTGACTCTTATTGGAAAAAGCCTTTACAGATGCTTATGAAAATTGGTCGTGATTAGACTTATAATGGTGTCATTTAGCCTTTTGAATGATGACCTTCAGTAAATTTGTATGAAACGTAGAAGCTATTTTCTACCAGAAATGCCTTATGCATATAGTTTGCATATATTCTGCACTATACATGATGTTGCTAAAGACAGATATAAGGATAAATGTATAATTGGTCCATTCCAGTGTCCTTGCTGTGAAATTATGAAACTTTGACAGATTCATAAAATTTGAGCGACAAATAAGCGGCAATGAAATTAGCAGATACTGAACCTCAATTTCCGCTTCCCTCTGTCTTAAAAACCCTTATAATaacttgtaaatgtaaaaaaagccTTCAGCACGCCAGCTTCTAATTGTGAATGGAGTGGGTGTCTTTGTTTTGACTCGTTCCCCTGCACGTCCATTCTCATGAGCAGACCACAGTCTTTGTGCTCTTCTTCTTGGCTGCATTTCGCCTGGACCTCAGCTTCACTGTCTGAAACAAAACAGATGTAACATTACACTTTCTTTCAATCAGCGAAACATAATTCTCTAAAAGAAAATTACTGAGGGCGGTGTTTATAGGTTTATTTAGTAAGAGAGCACTCAAATATCCACTCAAATGCACACGGTCCTGACCTTTGACAAACTAGGTGAAAGGGGACTACAGACTGTAAGTGTAGAACCACAAAGggttcctgtatggtcagtggggtTGAGAGTATGGATTGAGTATGGAATGTAAGTTGTTGTAATATTCAGTATTCACACATAGACACACTTTAATGATAAAGCAGTGGTACTCTATAGTCATACTTATGGTACTGTAGTCCAGGCACAGACCTTTAGACCTTaaaactgtttataactgaCCAATAACAAAACGTTTGAGAGAGGAAATAACTCCTCACAATCTGTCTATATTTTATAGGATCTCAGAAACAACAGTGGCATAAGCAGTCAATTTGTGACTTCAGTTCATCTGCTTATCTGTGCTAATACTAAAACTAAAGCTTCAAAATGTTTCTGTGCAAAGAAAAGTCAACAGTGAAAGCTCCTTCTTTTACAATGAAACACCTGCATTCATTTGCCCGTTTGACCTCAGTGGACAATGAAAATTTGGTAACAGTACCTCTAAAATAGTTTGAATACTCCTGTCAAGTAGAGTTATGTTAATTCTGTAACTGTAAATatactgtgtatatttctgaattACTTTTAAAATCATTAAGTTACTTAATGCAGTGTTGAACAAACTGATACTTGGTTCAGAGAAAAAGATGGAAATCCCAACTGACTGCACTAAAGCAGATGGGAACCTCAAACCTCAGACATCTATAAAGAAACTCCTTGTATAGTAATGATCCCAAACATTCCAACCACCTGTGAAGGAATACTTGGCTGAAACATAACGAACAATGCtggaatggtgtgttttacAGTTGGCGTTATTTGATttcattgtttgtttgatttcattatttgatttcatttgattGTTAAATAATGCACCAaaccacaacaaaaacaattatGGCACAAATGTCCAGAGCTAATGCATGTGTTAACTCATGTTATGTGTATGTGCTAATGAATTTTAAAAGTTGTGTTGTATGATTATGACTAGGTTTTCTTAATAACCTTTTGGTTAAAGGTTACACCTACGGCTCTGGTTACTTCATAATTATGGTCAGATTTACAGTCATATAGGCTTTGCCTCAGGATTAAGGCTTGTTTAGTGAAGCCATCATTTAGACCAGTGATTAGTCTGTAAATATAGTGATCTGCTGGTGACTCATTAGTTTCCGTACCTTTAATGGAGGCATATGTGGGACGGCAGCTCCAGTGTGTCTTCGAGCTCGCACGACCTGTAAGAGAAAGATGAGGAAAACCTTTACGATCCCGGGGTCTGTTTTTTCAGAATGGTTCCGAATCTGTTTCGCTTTAACTGCAGTTtcataaacaaaatatttctgtattttagaATCCATTTTGAGAATTGTATTCATAAATAAACACTATTAACTTTTCATAGTCTTCCACATACTCTTGGTAAGTCCAAAAAGCTTCTCGCTTGCAGTTGATCCCCTTTTGCCATGAGAGCAGCATCTAATCAGTCATTGGCTACTGGACCGGTGTTTGAAACAGGCCCCACCCACAGAATAAAATCTACAGACACCCCGCTACATCAGCACCAGTGAGTTTTGCCTCCCCTCAGAAAAGAGTGAACAACACTTAAACACAGGTGTTCTGCCTGtccctgtttttgaaatacagCTAGTAATAACACAGGCACAGTTAAGCCTTACAATGTTTTTGAAGGTGTGGATATGAAAGCTGCTGACTGTCACAGAGGGGCAAAACTCATTGGTGCTGAGGTAGCAAGGCCTTTAGATTTAATTCTCTGAACATGTTATTAATTCAGTGTGTTAGTCACTTTTTAAATAGAAACTGATTGACTAGACCCTGCCCTCATGTcaagcaataaataaaacaaataatacattaaatatttgtttggtttttggTCTTTTGGACTTCAAATGCCTTTCACATTGGAAATGCAAGATaagaaaaatattgaaaatcatTAAACCATTTTTAATCAGTCAAAGCTCAGGGAACGTTTCTTCTGAGCTGAGCATTCACAGCAAACGAGGTCAAAATAAAACCTTGTCTTTAGCATCACGGCTCTTTCTCAAAGAAGGTGATATTAATGCAGGGAGTTGCCCCAGATAAGCACCTGCAGTGGGACTCCGGGGTTGTGTCTGAGCAGCGAGTAAGTTCCGACTCGTGATTTGCGAGGCCCCTGTTTCTTCTTATTGCTGTTCAGGTGACGGCGGGATCGGTCAGTCTGCAACACAGGAGACAACACTGTATCTTTACCATGAGAAGAGATGTGTTTAAGTCAAagatttctaaataaaaatgcatctaTTTTTTGTGAATAAGTCTCTACATTACTTTCACACGGACAGAAGGAATAAAACATGCAGAACATATACAGTAGAGTGCAGTAAGTCGGGAgccataattaatttattaaatttattgTCAAAGCAGAcagttcatttcattttttctgCAAAAATTACACAGGTGATTAATCAATGTTTTACAACAGCtttcatacttttttttctttttcttttttttttttttctaaagcaATAGGGAAAGGACGCATTTCCActtctccaaagttcagtctttgaAGCTTGTTTGACTTCCTGCGTCTCATGAATCACGTTATGCCAATCAAAGTCATTACATTCCAAGCCTCTGTTCTTTCATCTGCAACTGTTCTTCCCTTTTGtctaattatatttcttaataaaGCCTTGTAgacagctacacatcctttcaggcCCATTATTTTGTGTTAACGGTAGAAAAATGAACATGAGATTTGAAAGAACATTGGAAGTTGATTCTTCTCTTGTCGCTCAAAGATGAAATTGCACATGGAAGCATTGATTATCTGATGTCCTGTAAGGTCTTGTATGGTTGTTAGGAGTCACATTCTCTACATGTACTCCATATTCCTCAAGTGGATCATCTGTATCTCATCtcaaatattttctgaaatatcagtaccttaatatttttacttaatGAGAGCAAACAAAGGGTGGGCCTCATTTTGCAGGCTATATTTTGTGTAAACTTGTTCAAATGTTTTGCAAATCATTATACGTATCTCAATAGAAAAATAAGATTCACTTTCTCTCGTTTAAGTTTTGTTTCTCTCCTGAAGATCTCTGTGCTGGCTGATATCTGAGGTTTGTATTGGTACAGGGGTTAAGCAGTCTCTAGCCTTTTGCTTttttcatttcacacacactttcacacacctgGATAAGAGTGTTGGGAAAGCCCTTGGCTGAAAATGTTCCTGGTAGATGGGCTTGGCCATGGTgacttcctctttctctctctgggtcAGTCTGCCTCTGGACCCTTATCTGAAATGAACACAAAGGGTATAAATACACTCTTAATTTTTCCCATTCTGTTCATGCTATATCTATTACCCCATATTTACTTATACACATGACACTAGCCAGCTCTTCTGATATATTATAGAaaatcagccaaaatattaaatggCCCTCTTTGATTCTACAGTCATTGCCAGCTCTTCCGACCATATGGGTGCCCTTTGTAGTTCCATACAATATACCCTGGTCCATCTGTACTCCAGTAGCAccgctgtatctgatccactcctgACACACATTAACAATACCACCGTCATGccagtgtcacagcagcactgagtATTATCCACCACCCTAagaatacctgctctgtggtggttgtgTTTCAGTGACCATTTATatacagggtgaaagggggctaacaaaatatgcagagctcTCTCTGATCTCCTCCACAGCATCTTCATCCCCTTCAAGTCTATGATGCCCGATGCTTTACTTTTAGGAACCAATGACAAGGGTTTCTTTAACAAGACTGTACTCTCTGTGCTCATTAAAACTCTAATGAACTATTAAAAGGGATGCCATTACTTAAACATGCAACATTATTACCTCTTCACGTTATACTACAGACACTGTGCACTTTAGTGGTTTTAAGatggaataaaaaagaaaggttTCAGACCCAGACTGGCTACAAAAATAAGTTACTTGTGTAATTGGTGTTCATTTCCAATCTGTACTAGTAAATAACCCTTCATAACCGTGGGCCACATTCCTAACAGTTAAAGTGGAGAAATTAACAGTTGTTCAACTGATGAAATTACTTTGCCCCTAAGGGTGAGCCCTGAGGCACACcaagtatgtgtgtgggtgggtgggtgcatgagtgtgtgtgttaattttgGTTATGAGGAACAGAATGAGAATGGGGAGGGGGACTTTAACACTAAACAAGAGTGGAAAGTCAAACAGCGCAATGGCTCATGGAAATGCCACGGAAAGTTGGAGTCCTTTTTCTTCCCTTTAGGGTATTTTTGGTAACCAGGCTGGTAGAGCCTCAGACGCCACAACAGCAGGACAGAAAGCAAAGAGCTAATTCACATCTGCCCATGTGGTTAAGGCGCTCCACAGCACATGTGTTTGATGCATGCACAGCTGCCTTTAATGTCTGAATATGCCTCTAACACCTCATGCTTTTTCTATTTGTCCCACTTTGCTGCAATGCTCTGACGCAGGAACGGAATAACTGAACGTCCCATAGACCACTAGCTCCCACAACAACAAATGCTCACAATTCCAAATGTTTGACAAAACCTTGGATTTTGATGTTTCTTTCTTTTGATGTAATCTGAAAATGCCAGGTGCAGTTTAAATATCTTGATGTACAGACCAACAGAAAGGCTTAAATGATTAGGAATAAAgtgttattacattaaatatcttgttttCCTTAAAACCATTTGCTTCCTACCAATGGTGGCATGCTGCTTTCATATTGCCATAGTTGCACATTATTTCTTTCTGTAGATGTAAACATACTGTAACTACCTCTTTAAAACAGTGTTCTTAACCGTAAACATTCCTAAAATATTTGTGGCTCGAGTTTATGGCTCTAAACGTAGTCATTTGTATTTGGTCTAAAGCATTGCGCTATGAGAAGCTGTTAAAGCTCATCATTCACAGCTGTTTATAGTGCCATCCCTAGGAATATCACTAATGAGAAATAAGTGTGGTATCCGttttatttctgcatttttaTATACAGTAATGTATGTGACAAATCATCTATGCTCCGTTGGTTTCCATAGTTCGGTTTCCTAACACTGCTATGTTCCACATAATCCTGGCAACAAACGCACTCCACTGTATTACAGAAAGTGTCTAACTTGAAATTACAATGGGTAAATATCTCTTTAAAACCTTTCTTTGATACTTTCAAGTCCCTGCTCAAAGTCTACATTTTAATCAGCTACATTTCAGTCAGTAATATTTAGTCACTTGTACCTTGTAGTCACACTATTGACTTTGATCCTCTAGAATTTTATTTCAGACTAAGACTGCATCTAAAATAAAGTACAGAGCCTTCATCTCCTGTGCTGGTAGATGCTGGATGTTCTGAGATGTTCAGCTGCAGTTCTAGAAGTTACTAAGTACTCTTTGGAGCTactatttttgtaattttaacaATGTTTGGCATATTACTGTCATAGCAATTACTAGATATAACCACTAAAAATGAAAGTTTAAGGGGATAAAACAGTCAGGCAGTACGTCTAGAAACAGCACCCTGGGAGGTTCCCAGGTCCACAGCTCAGCTTGAAACAAGTTTGTCGATAAGTAGTACGGGTTTATAAAAAagcaggtttgtaaacagatgTCAAAGACATTACCTTGACCTTGCTGACCTCGCCATGAGCACAGTCTCTCCCTCCATCTGCGCAGTCAAGAGCATGAGTAAGCAGGTAGCCCTGCAGGCACAGCAGACAGACCCACAGCGCTGTAGCCATGgctgtgagacagagagagagagagagagagagagagagagagagggtgtgtgagaTGGGGAAAGTGTGTAGGAGACTGTCAGATCGGCACTTTTCTGCGTGTGTTTTTATACTGTCGGCTGTAATGGAGTCCAGATGGAGGACAAGGAGGAGAGGCCATGCAAAACACACTCCCATACAGACTTGAAGGCACACATAGAGTTCatatacaatataatatataaaaaagaatatATTCAGTATTGCCACTGTGATAACAAAACATTATATCTCCAAAATGTTAACTTTATaggaacattttaaaacaaatttcacAAATTACTGAGCAACAGATACCTTGCAGTTCCATTTCCAGTTTAAATATT is a window of Hoplias malabaricus isolate fHopMal1 chromosome 1, fHopMal1.hap1, whole genome shotgun sequence DNA encoding:
- the si:dkey-12l12.1 gene encoding uncharacterized protein si:dkey-12l12.1, whose translation is MATALWVCLLCLQGYLLTHALDCADGGRDCAHGEVSKVKIRVQRQTDPERERGSHHGQAHLPGTFSAKGFPNTLIQTDRSRRHLNSNKKKQGPRKSRVGTYSLLRHNPGVPLQVVRARRHTGAAVPHMPPLKTVKLRSRRNAAKKKSTKTVVCS